Within the Desulfonatronum thioautotrophicum genome, the region ACTCGGGCGTTTTGTTTCCACCGCGATTTGTTCAAACCCCACGGTCGCATTGACCACATCTCGCAGCAGTAGACGAGCGGCTTCAGCTTCCCCGTTAAGGAACATATCGGCTGCTTCTCGTAATAATGCCTCGGCAAATGCCCGATCTTTCTTGATCCGCGCCTGAATGGTTTCCGAAGAATCAACGATCATCTCATTCATGGCTTCCCCTTTCCCTTCTTTTTCATTTCGGCTTTACGTTTCTCGTATTCATCCCGCAGCCTTTTGGCTTTCGTGATATCCGCGCTCTGTCCGGACTTCACTCCGCCGCAAAACAGGATCACCAGAGCCTTCTTCTCCAAGACAAGATAAATGCGAATACCCGGCCCCCAGTCTATTCTGTACTCTTTGAGAGCCCCGTCAACCGTCTTCAGGTTTCCAAGATTTCCAGCCATCATCCGAGAACGTGCAGCTGCCACTTTCGCCGCGTACTCAACGGACAAGTCCTCGAACCACTGCCTGAAGTGATTCCGACCTGCTTCATCAACATATTCCATCACGGCGATCGACATACAGGGAAGCAACAGGAGAGAGGCAATGCCGCATGATCCGGTTTGACTACGCCGGTTACCAAAAGTAACTGTTTCCTTGAGCCGGGATCACCCACGAGCAGTGCAACCTGGACCTGCTCTACAGTCGAGGCCCGGGATCGGGCATCACGAAATAGGGAAGTAGGTTGAAGGTGTTATTCTGTAAGAAAGGGCAGACAGAAGGGGGCATAAATGGATAATTCAGTACATACTACAACAACAAGCATATGTATATCCAGTGATCTTCATCAACAAGCGTTAAAATATAATATTGATCTATCTGTTTTGTTAGAGGAAAGATTAAGAAAAACATTTACACGGAATAAACGTGATTTATGGCTTCATCAAAATATGTCGGCTATGCAGGAAGCGAACGAGTTTGTCTCTGAAAATGGCCTATGGAGTGATGGTCTGAGGCATTTTTGATGGCACAGTTCGATGTTTATATAGGTCGCAGCAAGAATGCTAAATATTTTATAGACCTTCAAGATAATATTCTAGACACATTGACAACACGTGTTGTTGCACCGTTAGTACCACTGGAACTTATCAATTTGCCAATCAAAAATGTCAATCCTATCATTTATGTGAATGACGAAAAATTATTGCTATTCACGCACTTATTAGCAGCAATTCCATGTAAGCAATTGGGGAAATGTATCGGCAATATTAGAACACAGCGTAATGAAATTGTCGCTGCCTTGGATATGTTGTTTACTGGTGTTTAATGAACGGTGACAGTTTTTTTGTCACATTAATTTCGGACAGTTACCACCCTGCCCACCAAGCCTCTCTCCACCACTACCCCGGTGGACCAAAAGGCCCGCCTCCCCGCTTCGTTCGCCACGACCCAGTCAGGCAACTCCCTGAAAATAACGTAACAGTTCGATCGTCCCCACGCTCCAGCGTGGGAACGCAACTCCCGACGCTCCGGCGTCGCGAATTCACCTCCGGTGAAACGCTGCCCGTTGAGAATCTCAAACATTTGGCACATTTTTACCATGTGGAACTGCTCCCGAGCAATCTTGGCTGTGATGGGAACTGACTACTCACTTTGAGCTATAACGGGGCGCTGGAGCGCCCAGAGCTAAATTCCCACGCTGGAGCGTGGGAACGATCGGAGGGGTAGCGATATATCGCGGAAATGGGTTGCGGTTCACGTTTTCTTGATGCCGAGCTTGAGCATCCGTGAGCGCAGGGTGGAGGGGTTGATGTTGAGAATCGCGGCGGCGCCCTTGGGGCCGTCGATGCGCTGATTGGTCTGCTCCAGCACCCGGAGGATGTGCCCTCGCTCGACCTCCTGGAGGCTCAGCAGATGCCCTGCTGCATCACCATCGTTCAGGGACGGCGAAGGGCGAAGCTTGTCCGCAAGGTGCAGTTTCGGCCCGGAACTGTTGATCACCGCCCGCTCGATCACATTCTTCAGCTCACGCACATTTCCCGGCCAGGAATACTCCTGGAGCTGCTGCAGGACGCTTTGGGAGATGAATTCAATGCGCTTGCCCATTCGCTTCGCGGTTTCCTCCAGGAAAAACTGGGCCAGCAGGGGAATATCCTCGGTTCGCTCCCTGAGCGGCGGGATGGTGATGGGGAAGACATTCAGCCGGTAGAACAGGTCTTCACGGAACCGGCCCAGTTTCATCTGGGCCTCCAGGTCCCGATTGGTGGCGGCGATCACCCGGACATCGACCCGGATCGTCGCGGAGCTTCCCAGCCGTTCCAGTTCCCCTTCCTGGAGCACCCGGAGCAGCTTGCCCTGCAGGTCCAGGGAGAGTTCGCCGATCTCGTCCAGGAAGATGCAGCCGCCGTTGGCCAGCTCGAAGCGCCCGATCCGACGCGACCCGGCCCCGGTAAAGGCTCCCCGCTCATGGCCGAACAGCTCGCTTTCGATCAGGTTTGCCGGCAAGGCGGCGCAGTTGACCTTCACGAGCGGGCGGGCCTTGCGTAGGCTGTTGCTGTGGATGGCCCGGGATACCAGCTCCTTGCCGGTCCCGGTTTCGCCCAGGATCAGCACGGTCGTGTCGGTCGCGGCCACCTGCTCGATCTTGAAGAGCACGTACTGAATGGCCGGGCTGCGGCCGATGATGCCCTCGAAATTGTGCTCCTTCTGAATCTCCTCCCGGAGATAGGCTGTTTCCGCCTCGAGCTTGTTCTTCAGCGACTCGATCTCCGTGAAAGCCTTTTGCAGATCGATTTCAGCCAACTTGCGGTCCGTGTTCTCGATCAGGGAAAGAATCGCCCCACCCTTCCTGCTGGAAAACGGGACAACCCGCATGATGAACCACTGTTTCCGGTCCGGCGTAT harbors:
- a CDS encoding type II toxin-antitoxin system RelE/ParE family toxin: MEYVDEAGRNHFRQWFEDLSVEYAAKVAAARSRMMAGNLGNLKTVDGALKEYRIDWGPGIRIYLVLEKKALVILFCGGVKSGQSADITKAKRLRDEYEKRKAEMKKKGKGKP
- a CDS encoding type II toxin-antitoxin system CcdA family antitoxin yields the protein MDNSVHTTTTSICISSDLHQQALKYNIDLSVLLEERLRKTFTRNKRDLWLHQNMSAMQEANEFVSENGLWSDGLRHF
- a CDS encoding CcdB family protein, with translation MAQFDVYIGRSKNAKYFIDLQDNILDTLTTRVVAPLVPLELINLPIKNVNPIIYVNDEKLLLFTHLLAAIPCKQLGKCIGNIRTQRNEIVAALDMLFTGV